A genomic segment from Ovis aries strain OAR_USU_Benz2616 breed Rambouillet chromosome 26, ARS-UI_Ramb_v3.0, whole genome shotgun sequence encodes:
- the POMK gene encoding protein O-mannose kinase translates to MSPSEGLAERSAMETRPPEGRKGPAPRELPPAVGLLLSMALMNILLYLCLDRLVTAPRSPTAHPGRCPPGHFSMGQAATCSPWLSCEQLRTEVRPLKRVGEGAVKTVFLSEWKERKVALSRLTRPEVRDDFLHGLRMLQALQSEHVVTLVGYCEDDDTILTEYHPLGSLGNLEATLNLAKYRSLNTWQHRLQLALGYVAILDFLHRSPLGTLVMCDSSDLPKTLSQYLLTANFSIVLNDLDALPLVNRSSGALVKCGHRELRGDFVAPEQLWPFGEDMPFQDDLMPAYDEKSDVWKIPDVSSFLLGHVEGSDMVRFHLFDIHKACKSQVPAERPTAQAVLDTYQKVLNLLRDTATSQTREML, encoded by the exons ATGTCTCCGTCTGAGGGGCTGGCAGAGCGCAGTGCCATGGAGACGAGGCCCCCGGAGGGCAGGAAGGGGCCTGCGCCCAGGGAGCTGCCCCCGGCCGTGGGGCTGCTGCTGTCCATGGCGCTCATGAACATCCTCCTCTACCTCTGCCTCGACCGGCTCGTCACCGCGCCCCGCAGCCCCACGGCGCACCCCGGCCGCTGCCCGCCCGGCCACTTCAGCATGGGGCAGGCGGCCACCTGCTCCCCGTGGCTGTCCTGCGAGCAGCTGAGGACGGAAGTGAGGCCTCTGAAGCGCGTCGGGGAGGGAGCCGTGAAGACG GTGTTTCTGTCCGAGTGGAAGGAACGCAAGGTGGCCCTGTCGCGGCTCACCAGGCCGGAGGTGAGAGACGACTTCCTGCACGGGCTGCGGATGCTGCAGGCGCTGCAGAGCGAGCACGTGGTCACGCTGGTGGGCTACTGTGAGGATGACGACACCATCCTCACCGAGTACCACCCATTGGGCTCCCTGGGCAACCTGGAGGCGACGTTGAACCTCGCCAAGTACCGCAGCCTGAATACATGGCAGCACAGGCTGCAGCTGGCCCTGGGCTACGTGGCCATCCTCGACTTCCTGCACCGCAGCCCCCTGGGCACGCTGGTCATGTGCGACTCCAGCGACCTGCCCAAGACCCTGTCCCAGTACCTGCTGACTGCCAACTTCAGCATTGTGCTCAATGACCTGGACGCCCTGCCCCTGGTGAACCGCAGCTCCGGGGCCCTGGTGAAGTGTGGCCACCGGGAGCTCCGTGGGGACTTCGTGGCCCCAGAGCAGCTGTGGCCCTTCGGAGAGGACATGCCCTTCCAGGACGACCTCATGCCCGCGTATGACGAGAAGAGTGACGTCTGGAAGATTCCCGACGTCTCCAGTTTCCTTCTGGGGCACGTGGAAGGGAGCGACATGGTccgattccacttgtttgacatTCACAAGGCGTGTAAGAGCCAGGTGCCTGCAGAGAGACCCACCGCTCAGGCCGTCCTGGACACTTACCAGAAGGTTCTGAATCTCCTCAGAGATACCGCGACATCTCAGACAAGAGAGATGCTGTGA